Proteins found in one Roseovarius pelagicus genomic segment:
- the purL gene encoding phosphoribosylformylglycinamidine synthase subunit PurL yields the protein MQEPDITPDLIAAHGLKPDEYARILEIIGREPSFTELGIFSAMWNEHCSYKSSKKWLRTLPTTGSQVICGPGENAGIVDIGDGQCVVFKMESHNHPSYIEPYQGAATGVGGILRDVFTMGARPVAAMNSLSFGAPDHPKTRQLVHGVVAGVGGYGNCFGVPTVGGELRFDPAYNGNCLVNAFAAGLADTDKIFYSAASGVGRPVVYLGAKTGRDGVGGATMASAEFDDTIEEKRPTVQVGDPFTEKRLMEATLELMATGAVISIQDMGAAGLTCSAVEMGDKGGLGVKLNLESVPQREANMTAYEMMLSESQERMLMVLEPSLEAEARAVFEKWDLDFAIVGETIAEDRFLILLNGEVKADLPLAALSGTAPEYDRPWVETPAAQPLDPASVPQVDPIDALKLLIAAPNYCSRDWVYQQYDTMVMADTARGPGLGAGMIRVHGTDKLLAFTSDVTPRYVQANPEMGGRQAVAEAYRNLSALGATPLATTDNLNFGNPEKPEIMGQFVGAIKGIGAAVAALDMPIVSGNVSLYNETDGAAILPTPTIGAVGLIAHEDEAITGIAREGHVALVIGEVGSHLGQSALLAEVFGRAEGDAPPVDLEIEKRNGEFIRANHAMIRACTDLGDGGLALAAFEMAETAGVGVILDTDDTASLFGEDQGRYLVACNFDQAEALMTAAAQSGVAIASVGRFAGDAVTLGSASAPLAELSEVFRGSFAKQFA from the coding sequence ATGCAGGAACCGGACATCACACCCGATCTGATCGCAGCACACGGGCTGAAACCGGACGAATATGCGCGCATTCTGGAAATCATCGGGCGCGAACCGAGCTTTACAGAACTGGGCATCTTTTCGGCCATGTGGAACGAGCATTGCTCTTACAAGTCGTCCAAGAAATGGTTGCGCACCCTGCCCACCACAGGCAGCCAAGTGATCTGTGGCCCCGGCGAGAACGCTGGCATCGTCGATATCGGCGACGGACAATGTGTGGTTTTCAAAATGGAGAGCCATAACCACCCCTCCTATATCGAGCCCTATCAGGGCGCGGCCACGGGCGTCGGCGGCATCCTGCGCGATGTGTTCACGATGGGCGCACGCCCGGTCGCGGCGATGAATTCGCTCAGCTTCGGCGCTCCCGATCACCCCAAGACACGCCAGCTGGTGCATGGTGTGGTCGCGGGCGTTGGCGGCTACGGCAACTGTTTCGGCGTGCCCACCGTGGGCGGCGAGCTGCGCTTTGACCCGGCCTATAACGGAAACTGCCTTGTAAATGCGTTTGCAGCGGGCCTCGCGGATACGGACAAGATTTTCTATTCCGCCGCCTCCGGTGTCGGTCGTCCGGTGGTCTATCTGGGTGCCAAGACGGGTCGCGACGGCGTCGGCGGGGCCACGATGGCGTCAGCCGAATTCGATGACACGATCGAGGAAAAACGCCCCACTGTTCAGGTCGGCGATCCCTTCACCGAAAAACGTCTGATGGAAGCCACGCTTGAACTGATGGCAACCGGGGCCGTTATCTCCATTCAGGACATGGGGGCCGCAGGCCTGACCTGTTCAGCGGTGGAAATGGGGGACAAGGGCGGGCTTGGTGTGAAGCTGAACCTCGAATCAGTCCCGCAACGCGAAGCCAACATGACCGCATATGAAATGATGCTGTCAGAGAGCCAGGAACGCATGTTGATGGTGTTGGAGCCATCGCTCGAGGCAGAAGCCCGCGCAGTGTTCGAAAAATGGGACCTCGATTTCGCCATCGTCGGCGAAACCATTGCCGAAGACCGCTTCCTGATCCTGCTGAATGGAGAGGTGAAGGCAGATCTGCCGCTGGCCGCATTGTCTGGCACCGCCCCGGAATATGATCGTCCATGGGTGGAAACGCCCGCAGCCCAACCTCTTGATCCCGCGTCAGTTCCGCAGGTAGATCCTATCGATGCGCTCAAGCTGCTGATCGCCGCACCGAACTATTGCAGCCGTGACTGGGTTTACCAACAATACGATACGATGGTTATGGCCGATACCGCACGCGGCCCCGGTCTTGGCGCGGGTATGATTCGGGTACATGGCACGGACAAGCTGCTGGCCTTCACCTCGGACGTGACGCCGCGCTATGTTCAGGCCAACCCCGAGATGGGCGGACGGCAGGCGGTGGCAGAAGCTTACCGCAACCTGTCGGCGCTGGGGGCCACGCCGCTGGCCACCACGGACAACCTCAATTTCGGCAATCCCGAAAAGCCAGAGATCATGGGACAATTCGTTGGCGCGATCAAAGGCATCGGTGCCGCGGTCGCAGCCCTCGACATGCCAATCGTGTCGGGCAACGTTTCGCTTTATAACGAGACCGATGGCGCGGCGATCCTGCCAACGCCGACAATCGGTGCCGTCGGCCTGATCGCGCACGAGGATGAGGCCATCACCGGCATTGCCCGCGAGGGCCATGTGGCATTGGTAATCGGCGAAGTTGGATCGCATCTGGGGCAATCCGCGTTGCTGGCCGAAGTGTTTGGCCGCGCCGAGGGTGACGCGCCGCCAGTTGATCTGGAGATTGAAAAACGCAACGGCGAGTTCATCCGCGCCAATCACGCGATGATCCGCGCCTGCACCGACCTGGGCGATGGTGGTCTGGCACTCGCTGCGTTTGAAATGGCCGAAACCGCTGGCGTCGGCGTGATCCTTGACACGGACGACACTGCGTCGCTGTTTGGCGAGGATCAGGGGCGCTATCTGGTCGCCTGCAACTTTGATCAAGCCGAGGCACTGATGACCGCCGCAGCGCAATCCGGCGTGGCAATCGCGAGCGTCGGCCGGTTCGCCGGTGATGCCGTCACGCTGGGCAGCGCATCTGCGCCGCTGGCGGAATTGTCCGAGGTTTTCCGGGGTAGTTTTGCCAAGCAATTCGCATAA
- the grxD gene encoding Grx4 family monothiol glutaredoxin — MTDAKTQIAETVKANDVVLYMKGTKSMPQCGFSSRVAGVLNFMGVDFTDVNVLADEGLRQGIKDYSDWPTIPQLYVKGEFVGGCDIITEMTLSGELDTLFEENGVTYDKGAADKIREANA; from the coding sequence ATGACCGATGCAAAGACCCAGATCGCAGAGACTGTCAAAGCCAACGATGTGGTGCTCTACATGAAGGGCACCAAATCCATGCCGCAATGCGGATTTTCGTCCCGCGTGGCAGGGGTTCTCAATTTCATGGGTGTGGATTTCACCGACGTGAACGTGCTGGCCGACGAAGGCCTACGTCAGGGGATCAAGGACTATTCCGACTGGCCGACCATTCCCCAGCTATACGTCAAGGGCGAGTTTGTCGGCGGCTGCGACATCATCACCGAGATGACCCTGTCGGGCGAATTGGATACGTTGTTCGAGGAAAACGGCGTAACCTACGACAAGGGCGCGGCAGACAAGATCCGCGAAGCCAACGCCTGA
- a CDS encoding BolA/IbaG family iron-sulfur metabolism protein, whose translation MSILASEIEDMIRDAFPNAKINVQGDDGAHFAAEVVDESFRGKNRVQQQRAVYAALKGKMDGSAGELHALALTTRAPD comes from the coding sequence ATGTCCATTCTCGCCAGCGAAATCGAAGATATGATCCGCGACGCGTTCCCCAACGCGAAAATCAATGTGCAGGGGGATGATGGTGCGCATTTTGCCGCCGAAGTCGTCGACGAGAGCTTTCGCGGAAAGAACCGCGTGCAGCAGCAGCGAGCCGTCTATGCCGCCCTCAAAGGCAAGATGGATGGCTCTGCCGGCGAACTTCATGCGCTGGCGCTGACAACGCGGGCCCCCGACTGA
- a CDS encoding glycosyltransferase family 2 protein, protein MSSLPKWGVVSTIKADTTAILNFAAHHLDLGAHRIHIYLDADCPQAREALQGHPRCNVILTDDGYWAERRRRPDAHQVRQTMNATRAYRRRPGVDWLAHIDVDEFLWPARPIAEQLSDLPDDAPTARVRPIEALAPLPGDDTSRTWFKGCAPRQNIRNRQTEQIYPTYGAHLNGGFLSHVTGKIFVRTGTKGLNFRIHNAFLDAEQIPNDFELSQTQLCHFHAPSWEDWQRAYRYRLESGSYRPALKASGSNATTMNDLFSLIEADGGDTALRTFYDEVCTASPDLRARLEEHDLLHRISLDLDAKRARHFPNYG, encoded by the coding sequence GTGAGCTCGCTGCCCAAATGGGGCGTCGTATCGACGATCAAGGCAGATACGACCGCCATACTGAACTTCGCAGCGCATCACCTCGATCTGGGTGCGCACAGGATACACATCTATCTGGATGCCGATTGTCCGCAGGCACGCGAGGCATTGCAGGGCCATCCACGATGCAATGTCATCCTGACCGATGACGGGTACTGGGCCGAACGCCGACGCCGTCCCGACGCGCATCAGGTGCGCCAGACGATGAATGCCACGCGCGCCTATCGCCGTCGGCCCGGCGTGGACTGGCTGGCACATATCGACGTGGATGAATTCCTCTGGCCCGCGCGTCCCATTGCCGAACAATTGTCAGACCTGCCCGACGATGCCCCGACAGCGCGGGTGCGCCCGATAGAGGCGCTGGCCCCCCTGCCCGGCGATGATACCAGCCGTACCTGGTTCAAAGGATGCGCGCCGCGTCAGAACATCCGTAACCGTCAGACCGAACAGATTTATCCGACCTACGGGGCACATCTGAATGGCGGCTTCCTCAGCCATGTGACCGGCAAGATTTTTGTGCGCACCGGCACCAAGGGGCTGAATTTTCGCATCCACAATGCCTTTCTGGATGCCGAACAGATCCCCAACGATTTTGAACTGTCCCAAACCCAGCTGTGCCATTTTCATGCCCCCAGTTGGGAGGACTGGCAGCGCGCCTATCGTTATCGGCTGGAGAGCGGTTCATATCGCCCCGCGCTAAAGGCCTCTGGCAGCAACGCAACGACGATGAATGATCTGTTCTCCCTGATCGAAGCCGACGGCGGCGATACGGCGTTGCGGACGTTCTACGACGAGGTTTGTACCGCTTCGCCGGATCTTCGTGCACGCTTGGAGGAACATGATCTACTGCACCGGATATCGCTTGATCTGGACGCGAAACGCGCGCGGCATTTTCCAAACTACGGGTAA
- a CDS encoding DEAD/DEAH box helicase: MTKFSDLNLNPKVLKAIDEAGYESPTPIQEGAIPPALEGKDVLGIAQTGTGKTASFTLPMLSLLARGRARARMPRSLVLCPTRELAAQVAENFDTYSKHLKLTKALLIGGVSFKEQDKLIDKGVDVLIATPGRLLDHFERGKLLLTGVQIMVVDEADRMLDMGFIPDIERIFSLTPFTRQTLFFSATMAPEIERITNTFLSAPARIEVARQATASETIKQVVVMFKGSRRDREASEKRKLLRALIENEGDKCTNAIIFCNRKTDVDIVAKSLKKYGYDAAPIHGDLDQSQRTRTLDGFREGTLRFLVASDVAARGLDVPAVSHVFNFDVPGHPEDYVHRIGRTGRAGREGKAMMVCIPRDEKNLSAIESLIQKEIPRLDNPLASGAPAPQDSATDVTDATDAADEKPSKPRRSRSRRKPADTPQETQEVEAKAPVKAEEQPTVTPEAQPSPEPREENNSRSRGGRGGRGRDNSGGGSKVVGMGDHMPSFIALSFEDRRAG, encoded by the coding sequence ATGACAAAATTCTCTGATCTGAATCTGAACCCGAAGGTTCTGAAAGCCATAGACGAAGCAGGCTACGAAAGCCCCACCCCCATTCAGGAAGGCGCGATTCCCCCCGCGCTGGAAGGTAAGGACGTGCTGGGCATCGCCCAGACCGGAACCGGCAAGACCGCCAGTTTCACACTACCGATGCTTTCGCTTCTGGCGCGCGGCCGGGCACGGGCCCGCATGCCGCGCAGTCTGGTATTGTGCCCGACGCGCGAGCTCGCCGCGCAGGTGGCCGAAAACTTCGACACCTATTCCAAACACCTGAAACTGACCAAGGCGCTGCTGATCGGCGGTGTTTCGTTCAAGGAACAGGACAAGCTGATCGACAAGGGCGTTGACGTCCTGATCGCCACCCCGGGCCGCCTGCTGGATCATTTCGAGCGGGGCAAACTTCTGCTCACCGGGGTTCAGATCATGGTGGTGGACGAGGCCGACAGAATGCTCGACATGGGGTTCATTCCCGATATCGAACGCATCTTCTCGCTGACGCCATTCACCCGGCAGACGCTGTTCTTCTCAGCCACAATGGCGCCCGAAATCGAGCGGATCACCAATACGTTCCTCAGTGCCCCCGCACGAATCGAAGTCGCCCGTCAGGCCACCGCATCTGAGACGATTAAACAGGTCGTCGTGATGTTCAAAGGCTCGCGCCGTGACCGCGAAGCCAGTGAAAAACGCAAACTTCTGCGCGCCTTGATTGAAAATGAAGGCGACAAATGCACGAATGCGATCATCTTCTGCAACCGTAAGACGGATGTGGACATCGTCGCGAAATCACTGAAAAAATACGGCTATGACGCGGCACCGATCCACGGTGATCTGGATCAGAGCCAGCGCACGCGCACTCTGGACGGCTTCCGCGAAGGCACACTGCGCTTTCTGGTAGCCTCTGATGTGGCCGCGCGTGGCCTTGATGTGCCCGCGGTGAGCCATGTGTTCAACTTTGACGTACCGGGCCACCCCGAGGATTATGTACACCGGATCGGGCGCACAGGTCGCGCTGGTCGCGAAGGCAAGGCCATGATGGTCTGTATTCCACGCGACGAGAAAAACCTGTCAGCCATCGAGTCGTTGATCCAAAAAGAAATCCCGCGTCTGGATAATCCGCTGGCCTCAGGGGCGCCCGCCCCTCAGGATAGCGCTACGGATGTCACCGATGCCACGGATGCCGCAGACGAAAAACCCAGCAAACCGCGCCGCAGCCGCAGCCGACGCAAACCAGCGGATACACCTCAAGAGACCCAAGAGGTTGAAGCAAAGGCCCCGGTGAAGGCCGAAGAACAGCCGACAGTTACACCCGAAGCGCAGCCCAGCCCTGAACCGCGAGAAGAAAACAATTCCAGATCGCGCGGTGGACGTGGTGGCCGGGGTCGTGACAATTCCGGTGGCGGCAGCAAGGTCGTCGGCATGGGGGATCACATGCCCAGCTTCATCGCCCTCAGTTTTGAGGATCGCCGCGCAGGTTAA
- a CDS encoding HalD/BesD family halogenase, producing MTYAAEKLINLADYPIHIPGPARDAVLARVRGALAQDGCAVIKKFLTPAGIAALTAEADSVAEQGHRSFNRTNAYFTQDDPSLPQDDPRRQFYDRSNAFIPADNFVADAPLRSVYDFPGFDEFIRECLQEEAFYRYADPLADVIVNMAEEGNGFPWHFDTNNFTVTLAIQNAESGGAFEYAPGIREGDENFAEVARVLAGTSDRVKVLELEPGDLQLFRGRYSLHRVAPLRGARRRYVAIFSYVQEPGMVGAPERTMQLYGRTLPIHHQRAGQRNDAYID from the coding sequence ATGACCTACGCCGCCGAAAAATTGATCAACCTCGCAGACTATCCCATTCATATACCGGGTCCCGCGCGCGATGCGGTTCTGGCGCGGGTGCGTGGTGCACTTGCTCAGGATGGCTGCGCGGTGATCAAGAAGTTCCTGACACCTGCGGGGATTGCCGCGTTGACCGCAGAGGCTGACAGCGTGGCAGAGCAGGGGCATCGATCCTTTAACCGTACCAATGCGTATTTCACGCAGGATGACCCCAGCCTGCCGCAGGACGATCCGCGTCGACAGTTCTACGACCGATCTAATGCGTTCATTCCGGCAGATAATTTCGTTGCGGATGCGCCGCTCCGATCGGTTTATGATTTCCCCGGATTCGATGAGTTCATTCGCGAGTGTCTGCAAGAAGAGGCATTTTACCGCTACGCTGATCCTTTGGCGGATGTGATCGTGAACATGGCGGAGGAAGGGAACGGATTTCCCTGGCATTTCGACACCAACAATTTCACCGTGACGCTGGCGATCCAGAACGCAGAAAGCGGCGGAGCATTCGAATATGCGCCCGGCATTCGCGAAGGTGATGAGAACTTTGCCGAAGTCGCGCGCGTGCTTGCGGGGACCTCTGACAGGGTTAAGGTGCTGGAACTCGAGCCGGGTGATTTGCAGCTGTTTCGCGGACGGTACTCATTGCACCGGGTTGCCCCGTTACGCGGGGCGCGACGACGCTATGTGGCGATCTTTTCCTATGTGCAGGAACCCGGCATGGTCGGCGCACCGGAACGCACGATGCAGCTATACGGGCGGACGTTGCCGATCCACCATCAACGTGCCGGGCAGCGCAATGATGCCTATATAGACTGA
- a CDS encoding HD domain-containing protein: MTSDRFDDALSYASRLHRSQRRKGANIPYISHLLSVCALVIEYGGDEDQAIAGLLHDAVEDQGGMDAARDIEARYGPRVARIVLECSDNDGHTKPKWRDRKEAYLSGITDKSDDAVLVTACDKLHNATTILHDLQSIGPDVFNRFTGRRDGTLWYYRALADTLAARQPGPLAARLSAMVTQIERAAC, encoded by the coding sequence ATGACATCAGATCGTTTCGACGACGCGCTGAGCTATGCATCACGGCTGCACCGCAGCCAGCGACGCAAAGGCGCGAACATACCCTATATCTCTCACCTGCTGTCGGTCTGCGCCCTCGTGATCGAATATGGCGGCGACGAGGATCAGGCCATTGCAGGGCTGTTGCACGACGCTGTCGAGGATCAGGGGGGCATGGATGCCGCGCGCGATATCGAGGCCCGCTACGGGCCGCGCGTTGCCCGGATCGTGCTGGAATGCTCGGACAATGACGGGCACACCAAACCGAAATGGCGCGATCGCAAGGAAGCCTACCTCAGCGGCATCACCGATAAATCAGACGACGCCGTGCTGGTGACAGCCTGCGACAAACTGCACAACGCAACGACCATCCTGCACGATCTGCAATCCATCGGCCCGGACGTGTTCAACCGGTTCACGGGCCGACGCGATGGCACGCTGTGGTACTACCGCGCCCTCGCTGATACGTTGGCCGCGCGACAGCCCGGGCCGCTTGCAGCCCGCCTGTCAGCGATGGTCACACAGATCGAACGCGCTGCCTGCTAG
- a CDS encoding ribonuclease J, translating into MSNERVIYLPLGGAGEIGMNAYVYGYGKPGKEKLILVDLGVTFPDMDGSPGVDLILPDISWLEKRKGDLEAIFVTHAHEDHVGAVAHHYDRLGAPVYARAFTANIARRKMAEHGHPEKAVRTVSPWPETVTAGPFTVGFAPISHSIPESSGLVIDTPKGRLVHTGDFKIDTAPGVGEPFDHAMWEEIAKDGVLALMCDSTNVFSRHEGRSESTVGPEIEKLVASAKGMVAATTFASNVARVKTLAEAGVRAGRSVCLMGRAMRRMVDAAEETGVLKGFPQTVSPEDAKNVPRENLMLIVTGSQGERRAASAQLANGKYQGITLKEGDTFLFSSKTIPGNERGVIRIINQFSEMGVDVVDDDSGLYHVSGHANRPDLEAMHEIIRPQIVVPMHGEHRHLREHVKICKPKPMKAVLAVNGTMIDLSANTPTVLEYVETGRTYLDGSVQVGAMDGIVRDRIRMALNGHVSVNVILDEDDEPLGEPWCEVKGLAEIGISNAPLVDVLEEDLSQYLGRAGNKVRANDDKLEEELRRVTRQSANAEIGKKPEVTVIISRMS; encoded by the coding sequence ATGAGCAATGAGCGAGTGATTTACCTGCCCCTGGGCGGGGCGGGCGAGATTGGCATGAATGCCTATGTCTATGGCTACGGGAAGCCGGGCAAGGAGAAGCTGATCCTAGTGGATCTGGGAGTAACATTTCCAGACATGGATGGCAGCCCCGGTGTGGATCTGATCCTGCCTGACATTAGCTGGCTGGAAAAGCGGAAGGGCGATCTGGAGGCGATATTCGTAACCCATGCGCATGAGGATCATGTCGGTGCGGTGGCGCATCACTATGATCGGCTGGGCGCGCCGGTTTATGCGCGTGCCTTTACTGCCAACATCGCGCGCCGCAAGATGGCCGAACATGGCCATCCTGAAAAGGCGGTGCGCACAGTGTCACCTTGGCCGGAAACTGTGACTGCGGGACCGTTCACCGTAGGGTTTGCACCGATTTCACACTCCATCCCCGAAAGCTCGGGTCTGGTGATCGACACGCCAAAGGGACGATTGGTGCACACGGGCGATTTCAAGATCGACACCGCGCCGGGCGTGGGCGAGCCATTTGATCACGCCATGTGGGAAGAGATCGCAAAGGATGGCGTGTTGGCGCTGATGTGCGATTCGACCAACGTGTTCAGCCGTCACGAAGGGCGGTCGGAATCCACGGTCGGACCAGAGATCGAAAAACTGGTCGCCAGCGCCAAGGGGATGGTGGCGGCGACGACGTTCGCCAGTAACGTGGCACGGGTCAAAACGCTGGCCGAGGCGGGGGTGCGGGCCGGGCGCTCTGTCTGCCTGATGGGGCGGGCGATGCGGCGCATGGTTGACGCGGCAGAGGAAACCGGCGTTCTCAAAGGCTTCCCCCAGACAGTCAGCCCTGAAGACGCCAAGAATGTACCGCGTGAAAATCTGATGCTGATCGTGACCGGCAGTCAGGGCGAACGCCGTGCGGCCAGCGCCCAGTTGGCCAATGGTAAATATCAGGGAATCACGCTGAAAGAGGGCGATACGTTCCTCTTTTCCAGCAAGACGATCCCGGGCAATGAGCGCGGCGTTATCCGTATCATCAACCAGTTCTCTGAAATGGGTGTCGATGTGGTGGATGACGACAGCGGGCTTTACCATGTGTCTGGCCATGCCAATCGCCCTGATCTGGAGGCGATGCATGAGATCATTCGCCCGCAGATCGTGGTGCCAATGCATGGCGAGCACCGTCACCTGCGCGAGCATGTAAAAATCTGCAAGCCTAAGCCGATGAAGGCTGTTCTGGCGGTCAACGGTACGATGATCGACCTCAGTGCAAACACGCCCACTGTGCTGGAATACGTAGAAACCGGGCGCACCTATCTGGACGGATCGGTGCAGGTCGGCGCAATGGACGGGATCGTGCGCGACCGTATCCGCATGGCGCTGAACGGACATGTCAGCGTGAATGTGATTTTGGACGAGGACGACGAGCCACTGGGAGAGCCGTGGTGCGAGGTTAAAGGACTGGCAGAGATCGGCATCAGCAATGCGCCCTTGGTGGACGTGCTGGAAGAGGATCTAAGCCAATACCTTGGCCGGGCGGGTAACAAGGTGCGCGCGAACGACGACAAGCTGGAAGAAGAACTGCGCCGTGTCACGCGTCAGTCTGCCAATGCAGAGATTGGCAAGAAGCCCGAAGTGACCGTGATTATCAGCCGGATGAGTTGA
- a CDS encoding type III pantothenate kinase, giving the protein MLLAIDCGNTNTVFAIWDGSEFLCTLRTSTHHARTADAYFTWYSTLVKHYGLDVEIDEVIISSTVPRVVFNLRVFADRFFGCRPMVVGKPDCALPIEPRVDGGTIVGPDRLVNTAGAHDRHGGDLIVVDFGTATTFDVVAADGAYIGGLIAPGVNLSLEALHMAAAALPHVDISKPQQVIGTNTVACMQSGVFWGYVGLVKECCARIRAERARPMKVIGTGGLASLFNETEELFDVLEEDLTMHGLTVIHAYNKKG; this is encoded by the coding sequence ATGCTGCTGGCGATTGACTGCGGGAACACCAACACCGTCTTTGCGATTTGGGACGGAAGCGAATTCCTGTGTACCCTGCGCACATCGACGCATCACGCGCGGACGGCGGATGCCTATTTTACGTGGTATTCGACGCTGGTGAAACATTACGGGCTGGATGTAGAGATCGACGAAGTCATTATCTCGTCCACAGTGCCGCGTGTGGTTTTCAACCTGCGGGTCTTTGCCGACAGGTTCTTTGGCTGCCGCCCGATGGTGGTGGGGAAACCGGATTGTGCGCTGCCAATCGAGCCGCGTGTTGACGGTGGCACAATCGTCGGACCGGACCGGCTGGTGAATACGGCGGGCGCGCATGACCGGCACGGCGGTGATCTGATTGTGGTGGATTTCGGCACTGCGACCACCTTTGATGTGGTCGCCGCGGACGGAGCATATATCGGTGGTCTGATTGCGCCGGGTGTGAACCTGAGTCTGGAGGCGCTGCACATGGCAGCCGCTGCCCTGCCGCATGTGGATATTTCCAAGCCGCAGCAGGTGATCGGCACCAACACAGTGGCCTGTATGCAGTCGGGTGTGTTCTGGGGGTATGTCGGACTGGTCAAGGAATGCTGCGCGCGGATCAGAGCAGAGCGCGCGCGCCCGATGAAGGTGATTGGAACCGGCGGTCTTGCGTCGCTGTTCAATGAGACAGAAGAGCTGTTTGATGTGCTCGAAGAAGATTTGACGATGCACGGGCTGACCGTGATCCACGCATATAATAAGAAGGGCTGA
- a CDS encoding biotin--[acetyl-CoA-carboxylase] ligase — MMKNVGWPDGYAKCILPEVDSTNAEAVRVAATLTGPTWIMAHRQTAGRGRRGRPWVDPTGNLAATLVLRPAEVPGQAALRSFVAALALDDALVMVTGRAESFALKWPNDVLLHGGKLAGILLESAGIGGKLSHLAIGFGVNLSEVPQVVAKGAVPPVSLRGETGTQIAPEDFLTYLAAAYAMREDQFARHGFAPIRTAWLARAARLGEVITARTGKAEITGRFETVDEDGNLVLSTGTGRQAIAAADVFFDEVEAGHAAGD, encoded by the coding sequence ATGATGAAAAACGTAGGGTGGCCAGACGGATACGCGAAGTGCATTCTGCCAGAGGTGGACAGCACCAACGCCGAAGCTGTGCGCGTGGCGGCCACGCTGACCGGGCCGACGTGGATCATGGCACATCGCCAGACCGCAGGGCGCGGCCGGCGGGGGCGGCCATGGGTCGATCCCACCGGCAATCTGGCGGCGACGTTGGTGTTGCGTCCGGCAGAGGTTCCGGGGCAGGCGGCGCTGCGGTCGTTCGTGGCGGCACTGGCGCTGGACGATGCGCTGGTGATGGTTACAGGACGCGCAGAGAGTTTTGCGTTGAAATGGCCGAACGATGTTTTGCTGCACGGAGGCAAATTGGCGGGCATTCTGCTGGAAAGCGCGGGAATCGGCGGCAAACTAAGCCATCTGGCGATCGGGTTTGGCGTGAACCTGTCTGAGGTTCCACAGGTCGTGGCCAAGGGTGCCGTCCCGCCCGTGTCGCTGCGCGGTGAGACCGGGACGCAGATCGCGCCAGAGGATTTCCTGACCTATCTGGCCGCCGCCTATGCCATGCGCGAGGATCAGTTCGCACGACATGGCTTTGCCCCGATCCGCACGGCATGGTTGGCGCGGGCGGCGCGTTTGGGAGAGGTGATCACGGCCCGCACGGGCAAAGCAGAAATCACGGGCCGGTTCGAGACGGTGGACGAAGACGGTAATCTTGTTCTATCTACCGGCACCGGGCGGCAGGCGATTGCCGCTGCGGATGTTTTCTTTGACGAGGTGGAGGCAGGTCATGCTGCTGGCGATTGA